The Pseudomonas asiatica genome has a segment encoding these proteins:
- the sohB gene encoding protease SohB, protein MEFLAEYASFLAKTATLVIAILIVLSAIAGLRGKGRRKSGGQLQVTRLNEFYKDLRERLESGLLDKAQLKALRKQQAKAEKRQKKGKAEEKGRVFVLDFDGDIKASATESLRNEITALLTLATPRDEVVLRLESGGGLVHSYGLAASQLARIRQAGIPLTVCIDKVAASGGYMMACIGEKIVSAPFAVLGSIGVVAQLPNVNRLLKKHDIDFEVLTAGEYKRTLTVFGENTEKGREKFQEDLDITHQLFKDFVARYRPQLHIDEVATGEVWLGVAALNRKLVDELQTSDEYLSERARNANLFHLHYAERKSLQERIGMAASGTVENTVVGLWSKLGRLR, encoded by the coding sequence GTGGAGTTTCTTGCAGAATACGCAAGCTTTCTCGCCAAAACCGCCACCCTGGTCATCGCCATCCTGATAGTGCTGTCGGCCATCGCCGGGCTGCGCGGCAAGGGGCGGCGCAAATCGGGTGGGCAATTGCAGGTCACTCGCCTGAACGAGTTCTACAAGGACCTGCGCGAGCGCCTGGAATCCGGCCTGCTCGACAAGGCCCAGCTCAAGGCCTTGCGCAAGCAGCAGGCCAAGGCGGAAAAGCGGCAGAAGAAGGGCAAGGCCGAGGAAAAGGGCCGGGTCTTCGTGCTGGATTTCGATGGCGACATCAAAGCTTCTGCCACCGAAAGCCTGCGCAACGAAATCACCGCGCTGCTGACCCTCGCCACCCCGCGTGACGAAGTGGTGCTGCGCCTGGAAAGCGGTGGCGGCCTGGTGCACAGCTACGGCCTGGCTGCATCGCAGCTGGCGCGCATTCGCCAGGCCGGCATCCCGTTGACCGTGTGTATCGACAAGGTGGCCGCCAGCGGCGGCTACATGATGGCCTGCATCGGCGAGAAGATCGTCAGCGCACCGTTCGCGGTACTGGGTTCCATCGGCGTGGTGGCGCAGCTGCCCAACGTCAACCGCCTGCTGAAGAAGCACGACATCGATTTCGAAGTGCTGACCGCCGGTGAATACAAGCGCACCCTGACCGTGTTCGGCGAGAACACCGAGAAGGGCCGGGAGAAGTTCCAGGAAGACCTGGACATCACCCACCAGCTGTTCAAGGACTTCGTTGCCCGCTATCGCCCGCAGCTGCACATCGACGAAGTGGCCACCGGCGAAGTCTGGCTGGGCGTCGCGGCACTCAACCGCAAGCTGGTGGACGAGCTGCAGACCAGCGACGAGTACCTCAGCGAACGCGCGCGCAACGCCAACCTGTTCCACCTGCACTACGCCGAACGCAAGAGCCTCCAGGAGCGAATCGGCATGGCTGCCAGTGGCACCGTGGAGAACACAGTGGTGGGCTTGTGGAGTAAACTCGGCCGTCTGCGCTAA
- a CDS encoding histidine phosphatase family protein: MGNLYLIRHGQASFGADDYDVLSPVGERQSQALGEHLAQLGVRLDRCVAGDLRRQQDTARLALDALHANGCPVPAVETDAAFNEFDADGVIRALLPGLLPQEPDALHILRNGAQHRSEFQRLFALMVQRWHDGEHADDGLETWQAFTARVQGGLQRVLDAAGSGDNIAIFTSGGTIAALLHLVTRITPGQAFALNWQIINTSLSQLKFRGRDVALASFNSQAHVQLLRAPELVTYR; the protein is encoded by the coding sequence GTGGGCAACCTCTACCTGATCCGACATGGCCAAGCCTCCTTCGGCGCCGATGACTACGATGTCCTCTCGCCCGTGGGCGAGCGCCAGAGCCAGGCCCTGGGTGAGCACCTGGCCCAGCTCGGTGTAAGGCTGGACCGCTGCGTGGCAGGCGACCTGCGCCGCCAGCAGGATACCGCGCGCCTGGCCCTGGATGCATTGCACGCCAATGGCTGCCCGGTGCCGGCTGTTGAGACCGATGCAGCATTCAATGAGTTCGATGCCGATGGTGTGATCCGCGCCTTGTTGCCCGGGCTGCTGCCTCAGGAGCCCGACGCCCTGCACATCCTGCGCAATGGCGCGCAGCACCGCAGCGAGTTCCAGCGCCTGTTCGCACTGATGGTGCAGCGCTGGCACGATGGCGAACATGCCGACGATGGCCTGGAGACCTGGCAGGCGTTCACCGCCCGCGTGCAAGGCGGCCTGCAGCGCGTACTGGATGCCGCCGGTAGCGGCGACAATATCGCCATATTCACCTCGGGCGGCACCATTGCCGCCCTGCTCCACCTGGTTACCCGTATTACCCCCGGCCAGGCGTTCGCGCTGAACTGGCAGATCATCAACACGTCGCTCAGCCAGCTGAAGTTCCGCGGCCGCGACGTGGCACTGGCTTCCTTCAACAGCCAGGCCCATGTGCAGCTGTTGAGGGCGCCGGAGCTTGTCACCTATCGATGA
- a CDS encoding SCP2 sterol-binding domain-containing protein encodes MTSVADAVKKMQEKFNPSAAAGLDLVFGFNITDEDKHYALIVKDGTCDLQEGENPDANCTLVMDSETLKGIVSGETDGMQAFMGGKLRVEGDMMLSMKLSELFPS; translated from the coding sequence ATGACCTCCGTAGCTGATGCCGTCAAAAAGATGCAAGAGAAGTTCAACCCATCCGCTGCCGCCGGCCTGGACCTGGTGTTCGGCTTCAACATCACCGACGAAGACAAGCACTACGCGCTGATCGTCAAGGACGGCACCTGCGACCTGCAGGAAGGCGAAAACCCGGATGCCAACTGCACCCTGGTAATGGACAGCGAAACCCTGAAGGGTATCGTCAGCGGCGAAACCGACGGCATGCAGGCATTCATGGGCGGCAAGCTGCGCGTTGAAGGCGACATGATGCTGTCGATGAAGCTCAGCGAGCTGTTCCCGTCCTGA
- a CDS encoding phosphotransferase family protein, with protein MTLTDQSTQVRPGEELDAAVIDPYLKANIPGLDGLPSISQFPGGASNLTYLVSYPGRDFVLRRPPFGQKAKSAHDMGREFRILNQLNSGFPYCPKAFVHCTDSSLIGGEFYVMERVKGIILRSDIPAELDLDANRTEALCKSFIDRLVELHQVDYNACGLADLGKPEGYVQRQIEGWTSRYEKALTPDAPRWEQVTAWLHEKMPADHPRPGIVHNDYRFDNVILDADNPMRIIGVLDWEMATLGDPLMDLGNSLAYWIEADDPAPVQLMRRQPSNAPGMLTRRQFVDYYAERAGIRLDNFDYYYCYGLFRLAGIVQQIYYRYYHGQTQDKRFAQFIHMNRLLEQMTLQVIAKSCL; from the coding sequence ATGACGCTCACCGACCAGTCCACCCAGGTACGCCCCGGCGAAGAACTCGACGCGGCTGTCATCGACCCTTACCTCAAAGCCAACATCCCCGGCCTGGATGGCCTGCCGAGCATCAGCCAGTTCCCTGGCGGCGCCTCCAACCTTACCTACCTGGTCAGCTACCCGGGCCGCGACTTCGTGCTGCGCCGTCCACCGTTCGGGCAGAAGGCCAAGTCGGCCCACGACATGGGCCGCGAGTTTCGCATCCTCAACCAGCTGAACAGCGGCTTCCCCTACTGCCCCAAGGCCTTTGTGCATTGCACCGACAGCAGCCTGATCGGCGGCGAGTTCTACGTGATGGAACGGGTCAAGGGCATCATCCTGCGCTCGGACATCCCGGCCGAGCTGGACCTTGACGCCAACCGCACCGAGGCCCTGTGCAAGAGCTTCATCGACCGCCTGGTGGAACTGCACCAGGTGGACTACAACGCCTGCGGCCTGGCCGACCTGGGCAAACCGGAAGGCTATGTGCAGCGCCAGATCGAGGGCTGGACCAGCCGCTATGAAAAGGCCCTGACCCCTGACGCCCCGCGCTGGGAACAGGTGACCGCGTGGCTGCACGAGAAAATGCCCGCCGACCACCCGCGGCCCGGCATCGTGCACAACGACTACCGTTTCGACAACGTGATCCTCGATGCCGACAACCCCATGCGCATCATCGGTGTGCTGGACTGGGAAATGGCCACCCTCGGCGACCCGCTGATGGACCTGGGCAACAGCCTGGCCTACTGGATCGAGGCCGATGACCCGGCGCCGGTGCAGCTGATGCGTCGCCAGCCGAGCAACGCGCCGGGCATGCTCACCCGCCGCCAGTTCGTCGATTACTACGCCGAGCGCGCCGGCATCCGCCTGGACAACTTCGATTACTACTATTGCTATGGCCTGTTCCGCCTGGCCGGCATCGTCCAGCAGATCTACTACCGCTATTACCACGGCCAGACCCAGGACAAGCGCTTCGCCCAGTTCATCCACATGAACCGCTTGCTGGAGCAGATGACCTTGCAGGTCATCGCCAAGTCCTGCCTCTGA
- a CDS encoding SDR family oxidoreductase — protein MSKTHLFDLDGKIAFVSGASRGIGEAIAHLLAQQGAHVIVSSRKLDGCQQVADAIIAAGGKATAVACHIGELEQIQQVFAGIREQFGRLDILVNNAATNPQFCNVLDTDPGAFQKTVDVNIRGYFFMSVEAGKLMREHGGGSIINVASINGVSPGLFQGIYSVTKAAVINMTKVFAKECAPFGIRCNALLPGLTDTKFASALVKNDAILNAALQQIPLKRVADPKEMAGAVLYLASDASSYTTGTALNVDGGYLS, from the coding sequence ATGTCCAAGACCCACCTGTTCGACCTCGACGGCAAGATTGCCTTCGTTTCCGGCGCCAGCCGTGGCATCGGCGAGGCCATCGCCCACCTGTTGGCCCAGCAAGGTGCCCATGTGATCGTGTCCAGCCGCAAGCTCGACGGTTGCCAGCAGGTGGCCGATGCCATCATCGCCGCCGGTGGCAAGGCAACGGCGGTGGCCTGCCACATCGGTGAACTGGAGCAGATCCAGCAAGTGTTCGCCGGCATCCGCGAACAATTCGGGCGGCTGGACATCCTGGTCAACAACGCCGCTACCAACCCGCAGTTCTGCAACGTGCTGGATACCGACCCAGGAGCTTTCCAAAAGACCGTGGACGTGAACATCCGTGGCTACTTCTTCATGTCGGTCGAGGCCGGCAAGCTGATGCGCGAGCATGGTGGCGGCAGCATCATCAACGTGGCTTCGATCAACGGGGTTTCGCCCGGCCTGTTCCAGGGCATCTATTCGGTGACCAAGGCGGCGGTCATCAACATGACCAAGGTCTTCGCCAAGGAATGCGCGCCGTTCGGGATCCGCTGCAACGCCCTGCTACCGGGCCTGACCGACACCAAGTTCGCCTCGGCACTGGTGAAGAACGACGCCATCCTCAATGCCGCGCTGCAGCAGATCCCGCTCAAGCGCGTGGCCGACCCCAAGGAAATGGCCGGCGCCGTGTTGTACCTGGCCAGCGATGCCTCCAGCTACACCACCGGTACCGCACTCAATGTCGACGGTGGTTACCTGTCCTGA
- a CDS encoding class I SAM-dependent methyltransferase: MDRSLQLNRASWDERAPLHAASNDYEVERLVQHPEHLSETVRFDLPLLGNIDGLNAVHLQCHIGTDTLSLARLGAKVCGLDYSAASLAEARALAQRCAAPIAYVESDVYDADKVLPAGTFDLVYTGIGALCWLPRIEPWARTVAALLKPGGRLFLRDGHPMLMAVNEDHQDRLQLEYPYFEHEEPTVWHNDQTYVETEQRLSHTETHEWNHGLGEVISALLAHGLQLTALVEHQSIPWEALPGQMVKGDDGEYRLREQPARLPLSYTLVAVKA; this comes from the coding sequence ATGGACCGCTCACTGCAACTCAACCGCGCCAGCTGGGATGAACGTGCCCCGCTGCACGCTGCTTCCAACGACTACGAAGTCGAACGGCTCGTCCAGCATCCCGAACACCTTTCCGAAACCGTACGCTTCGACCTGCCGTTGCTTGGCAATATCGACGGGCTCAACGCCGTCCACCTGCAGTGCCACATCGGTACCGATACCCTCTCACTGGCGCGCCTTGGCGCCAAGGTCTGTGGCCTGGACTACTCCGCGGCTTCGCTGGCCGAGGCGCGGGCGCTGGCCCAGCGCTGTGCGGCACCCATCGCGTATGTCGAGTCCGATGTCTACGACGCCGACAAGGTGTTGCCGGCCGGCACGTTCGACCTGGTCTACACCGGCATCGGCGCGCTCTGCTGGCTGCCTCGCATCGAGCCGTGGGCGCGTACAGTCGCGGCCCTGCTGAAGCCGGGCGGGCGGTTGTTCCTGCGCGACGGGCACCCGATGCTGATGGCAGTCAACGAAGACCACCAGGACCGCCTGCAACTCGAATACCCGTATTTCGAGCACGAAGAACCGACGGTGTGGCACAACGACCAGACCTACGTCGAAACCGAGCAGCGCCTTTCCCACACCGAAACCCACGAGTGGAACCACGGCCTGGGCGAGGTGATCAGCGCCTTGCTGGCCCACGGTCTGCAGCTGACCGCCCTGGTCGAGCACCAGAGCATCCCCTGGGAGGCGCTGCCGGGGCAGATGGTCAAGGGCGACGACGGTGAATATCGCCTGCGCGAGCAGCCCGCACGCCTGCCCCTGAGCTACACCCTGGTTGCAGTAAAAGCCTGA
- a CDS encoding RcnB family protein: MKLHYLLFAALPCLPLAATAAPSGEESITAPETHNRELKVGDKAPDQYKRDDQAIKDWKTKGLPAPEKESHWVNMGGRYVLVQITNGVVLAIQPTH; encoded by the coding sequence ATGAAATTGCACTACCTGCTGTTCGCCGCCCTTCCCTGCCTGCCCCTCGCTGCCACCGCAGCCCCCTCCGGCGAAGAAAGCATCACCGCGCCAGAAACCCACAACCGCGAGCTCAAGGTCGGCGACAAGGCACCCGACCAGTACAAACGCGATGACCAGGCAATCAAGGACTGGAAAACCAAGGGCCTGCCAGCGCCGGAAAAGGAGAGCCACTGGGTAAACATGGGGGGGCGCTACGTGCTGGTGCAGATCACCAACGGTGTGGTGCTGGCAATTCAGCCAACCCACTGA
- a CDS encoding glycine zipper domain-containing protein gives MRLTLPSLALGLLLCQGAFAGDGTAAIGGGLGGVLGNVVGQQIGGKTGAAIGAGLGGAAGSAVGARKGNRTEAAIGGGLGSAGGSLLGGAVGGKTGSTVGAGLGGAAGGAIGNHLGDNNGKHRRHRH, from the coding sequence ATGCGTCTGACTCTGCCTTCCCTTGCCCTTGGCCTGCTGCTGTGCCAGGGCGCTTTCGCCGGTGACGGTACCGCCGCCATTGGCGGTGGCCTGGGTGGTGTTCTGGGTAACGTTGTCGGTCAACAGATCGGCGGCAAAACGGGGGCGGCCATCGGCGCCGGCCTCGGCGGCGCAGCCGGCAGTGCGGTAGGTGCACGCAAGGGCAACCGTACCGAAGCCGCCATCGGCGGTGGCCTGGGCTCGGCCGGCGGTTCGCTGCTGGGCGGCGCGGTAGGCGGCAAGACCGGCTCCACCGTGGGCGCTGGCCTGGGTGGCGCAGCCGGTGGTGCCATCGGCAACCACCTGGGCGACAACAACGGCAAGCACCGCCGTCACCGTCACTGA
- a CDS encoding SLC13 family permease: protein MNQELLWVLGLLAIVITLFVINRPRMDVVALLVILALPLSGILTVEQALAGFSDPNVVLIAALFVIGEGLVRTGIAYRIGEWMSERAGNSEARLLVLLMVAVAGLGSMMSSTGVVAIFIPVVLSIAARLQLSPARLMMPLAFAGLISGMLSLVATPPNVVVHSELVRHGEAGFSFFSFTPFGLVVLVLGIGYMLLTRHWLNGEVRKDGRVESRRTLLDLVLDYKLNGRERRLRIRPHSPLIGHTLGELELRTRHGANVIGIERQHKFTTRVIAADSSTVLHQGDVLLLDLFANRDDLRSLCQTMQLEPLHFKAAYFIDQSQELGMAEVLLPPGSKLLGKSILELAFRTRFDLNVVGLRREQVAIEEQLVEEKLRLGDTLLVVGPWKAVRQLQGKPKDFLVLSLPAEIDLVAPARTRAPQALLSLAVMVGLMVSGAVPNVIAALIGCLLMGAGRCIDMNSAYRAIHWQSLVLIVGMLPFAQALQKTGGIDMAVGGLVSVLGGAGPSAILACLFAVTAVIGLFISNTATAVLMAPVAVSTATQLGMSPYPFAMTVALAASAAFMTPVSSPVNTLVLGPGQYRFADFVKVGVPFTVLVMLVTVLMVPWFFGL, encoded by the coding sequence ATGAACCAAGAGCTGCTCTGGGTCCTCGGCCTGCTGGCCATCGTCATCACCCTGTTCGTCATCAACCGTCCGCGCATGGACGTGGTCGCGCTGCTGGTGATCCTCGCCCTGCCGCTGTCGGGCATCCTCACCGTGGAGCAGGCGCTGGCCGGCTTCAGTGACCCCAACGTGGTGTTGATCGCCGCCCTGTTCGTGATCGGTGAAGGCCTGGTGCGCACCGGCATTGCCTACCGTATCGGCGAATGGATGAGCGAGCGGGCCGGCAACAGCGAGGCGCGCCTGCTGGTGTTGCTGATGGTGGCCGTGGCGGGGCTGGGTTCGATGATGAGCTCCACCGGCGTGGTGGCCATTTTCATTCCGGTGGTGCTGAGCATCGCCGCACGCCTGCAGCTATCACCCGCCCGCCTGATGATGCCGCTGGCTTTCGCCGGCCTGATCAGCGGCATGCTCAGCCTTGTGGCCACACCGCCCAACGTGGTGGTGCACAGCGAACTGGTGCGCCATGGCGAAGCGGGCTTCAGCTTCTTCAGCTTCACCCCGTTCGGCCTGGTGGTGCTGGTGCTGGGCATCGGCTACATGCTGCTGACCCGGCACTGGCTGAATGGCGAAGTGCGCAAGGACGGCCGCGTGGAAAGCCGCCGCACCCTGCTGGACCTGGTGCTGGACTACAAGCTCAACGGCCGCGAACGGCGCCTGCGCATCCGCCCTCACTCGCCGCTGATCGGTCATACCCTGGGCGAGCTGGAGCTGCGCACCCGGCATGGCGCCAACGTGATCGGTATCGAGCGCCAGCACAAGTTCACCACGCGGGTGATCGCCGCCGACTCCAGCACCGTGCTGCACCAGGGCGATGTGCTGCTGCTCGACCTGTTCGCCAACCGCGACGACCTGCGCAGCCTGTGCCAGACCATGCAACTGGAGCCACTGCACTTCAAGGCCGCCTACTTCATCGACCAGTCCCAGGAGCTGGGCATGGCCGAGGTATTGCTGCCACCAGGCTCGAAACTGCTCGGCAAGAGCATCCTCGAACTGGCCTTCCGCACTCGCTTCGACCTCAACGTGGTGGGCTTGCGCCGCGAGCAGGTGGCGATCGAAGAACAGCTGGTGGAAGAAAAGCTGCGCCTGGGCGACACCTTGCTGGTAGTCGGCCCGTGGAAGGCCGTGCGCCAGTTGCAAGGCAAGCCCAAGGACTTCCTGGTACTGAGCCTGCCCGCGGAAATCGACCTGGTCGCGCCCGCCCGCACCCGCGCACCACAGGCGCTGCTGAGCCTGGCGGTGATGGTCGGGCTGATGGTCAGCGGCGCGGTACCCAATGTGATTGCCGCGCTGATCGGATGCCTGCTGATGGGCGCAGGCCGCTGCATCGACATGAACAGCGCCTACCGGGCCATCCACTGGCAAAGCCTGGTGCTGATCGTCGGCATGCTGCCCTTTGCCCAGGCACTGCAGAAAACCGGCGGCATCGACATGGCGGTGGGCGGCCTGGTCAGCGTGCTGGGCGGTGCCGGCCCCAGCGCCATCCTCGCCTGCCTGTTCGCGGTCACGGCGGTGATCGGCCTGTTCATCTCCAACACGGCCACTGCAGTACTGATGGCCCCCGTGGCCGTCAGCACCGCCACGCAGCTGGGCATGTCGCCCTACCCGTTTGCCATGACCGTGGCGCTGGCCGCCTCGGCGGCGTTCATGACGCCGGTGTCATCGCCGGTCAACACGCTGGTACTGGGCCCGGGGCAATACCGCTTCGCCGACTTCGTCAAAGTCGGCGTGCCGTTCACCGTACTGGTGATGCTGGTGACCGTGTTGATGGTGCCGTGGTTCTTCGGGCTGTGA
- a CDS encoding GGDEF domain-containing protein — protein sequence MPVEPMVFPAQSRLLHYVVLLGLTFALTLGGILARPIESLSLFWPVNAVLAGVLLRYPRQATLTGFALVWLAMVGADLLCGSAWVPALWFNLCNLGVVVTLWLLLSRLPRLHRRMRTPHGVLSVFGACAAGAIVAASMAAAMAAPWFEQSLRATWLAWFSEQFSTSVLVLPVLLTAPSARALVRGGAQAIRLAPLLMLLASLASSIAFGGPGAIAFPIAALLWCAWTYSPFLVSLLTLTAGSTLIVAVAQNLMHFSVPQSEPGVTTLMSARLGIAMLVLGPLVVACVSQANRSLMARLAHQATIDHLTGALTRSAFTRRANALLESRQQHAQALPLTLMMLDIDHFKSINDAHGHAVGDQVLRQFAGTLQDQLHDGELFARLGGEEFVVILPGLAPDRAKFTAERLRRAVQDLHVVQADQHLQITVSIGLAGCAADMPAPTLDELLARADQALYRAKAHGRNRVEQAEPQRQVM from the coding sequence TTGCCGGTCGAGCCCATGGTTTTTCCAGCCCAATCGCGCTTGTTGCACTACGTCGTTCTACTCGGCCTGACCTTCGCCCTGACGCTGGGCGGCATCCTCGCCCGCCCGATCGAATCCCTGTCGCTGTTCTGGCCGGTCAACGCGGTATTGGCCGGCGTGCTGCTGCGCTACCCCCGCCAGGCCACGCTGACGGGCTTTGCCCTGGTCTGGCTGGCCATGGTCGGCGCCGACCTGCTGTGTGGCAGCGCCTGGGTACCGGCCCTGTGGTTCAACCTGTGCAACCTGGGCGTGGTGGTCACCCTCTGGCTACTGCTCTCGCGCTTGCCGCGCCTGCACCGGCGCATGCGTACCCCCCACGGCGTGCTCAGCGTGTTCGGTGCCTGTGCCGCCGGGGCGATAGTGGCGGCCAGCATGGCGGCGGCAATGGCCGCGCCGTGGTTCGAACAGTCCTTGCGCGCCACTTGGCTGGCCTGGTTCAGTGAACAGTTCTCGACCAGCGTGCTGGTGCTGCCAGTGCTGCTGACGGCGCCCTCGGCGCGAGCCCTGGTGCGCGGTGGCGCCCAGGCCATCCGCCTGGCGCCGTTGTTGATGCTGCTGGCCTCGCTGGCGTCCAGCATTGCCTTCGGCGGCCCCGGGGCCATTGCCTTCCCGATTGCCGCGCTGCTGTGGTGCGCCTGGACTTATTCACCGTTCCTGGTCTCACTGCTGACACTCACCGCCGGCAGCACGCTGATCGTGGCGGTGGCGCAGAACCTCATGCATTTCAGCGTGCCGCAGAGCGAGCCCGGGGTAACCACGCTGATGTCGGCGCGCCTGGGCATCGCCATGCTGGTGCTCGGGCCGCTGGTGGTGGCCTGCGTCAGCCAGGCCAACCGCAGCCTGATGGCCCGCCTGGCGCATCAGGCCACCATCGACCACCTCACCGGCGCACTCACCCGCAGCGCCTTCACCCGCCGCGCCAACGCGCTGCTGGAAAGCCGCCAGCAACACGCCCAGGCGCTGCCGCTGACCCTGATGATGCTGGATATCGACCACTTCAAGTCGATCAATGATGCCCACGGCCATGCGGTCGGTGACCAGGTGCTGCGCCAGTTCGCCGGCACCCTGCAGGACCAGCTGCACGATGGCGAACTGTTCGCCCGCCTGGGCGGCGAGGAGTTTGTCGTGATCCTCCCGGGCCTGGCACCAGACCGGGCCAAGTTCACTGCCGAACGCCTGCGCCGCGCCGTGCAGGACCTGCATGTGGTGCAGGCCGACCAACACCTGCAAATTACCGTGAGTATCGGCCTGGCCGGTTGTGCCGCCGACATGCCGGCCCCCACCCTAGACGAACTGCTGGCGCGCGCCGACCAGGCGCTGTACCGGGCCAAGGCCCATGGCCGCAACCGCGTCGAGCAGGCCGAGCCGCAACGCCAGGTGATGTGA
- a CDS encoding sulfite exporter TauE/SafE family protein: MMDIAVLSVFAFAAGLIDAAVGGGGLIQIPALFNVLPTAQPAALLGSNKLASVCGTAFAARSFIRRVTLDWGLIVPAALSAFVMSFAGAATVSLVPPSVMRPAVLVLIVLMAIYTFCKKDFGTLHKPTRIGRKEQCLAVLIGGAIGFYDGLFGPGTGSFLIFLFIRFFALDFLHASASAKVVNIATNLAALVFFVPSGNVLYAIALPMAACNILGALTGTWLAVRKGAGFVRGLFLVLLCVLIAKLTWDLLAG; this comes from the coding sequence ATGATGGATATTGCTGTGCTTTCCGTGTTCGCCTTCGCCGCAGGGCTGATCGACGCCGCCGTGGGGGGCGGTGGGCTGATCCAGATCCCGGCCTTGTTCAACGTGCTGCCCACCGCGCAACCGGCGGCATTGCTCGGTAGCAACAAGCTGGCGTCGGTGTGTGGCACGGCCTTCGCTGCGCGTTCGTTCATCCGCAGGGTGACGCTGGACTGGGGGTTGATCGTGCCGGCCGCGCTCAGTGCCTTCGTCATGTCGTTCGCCGGTGCCGCCACGGTGTCGCTGGTGCCGCCCAGCGTGATGCGCCCGGCGGTGCTGGTGCTGATCGTGCTGATGGCCATCTACACCTTCTGCAAGAAGGACTTCGGCACGCTGCACAAACCCACAAGGATCGGCCGCAAGGAGCAGTGCCTGGCGGTGCTGATCGGTGGCGCGATCGGCTTTTACGATGGCCTGTTCGGGCCGGGCACCGGCAGCTTCCTGATCTTCCTGTTCATCCGCTTCTTCGCTTTGGACTTCCTGCATGCCTCGGCATCGGCCAAGGTGGTGAACATCGCCACCAACCTGGCGGCACTGGTGTTCTTCGTGCCATCGGGCAACGTGCTGTACGCCATCGCCTTGCCCATGGCGGCGTGCAATATCCTCGGTGCGCTGACCGGTACCTGGCTGGCGGTGCGCAAGGGCGCGGGCTTTGTACGCGGGCTGTTCCTGGTGCTGTTGTGCGTGCTGATCGCCAAGTTGACGTGGGACTTGCTGGCCGGCTAG
- a CDS encoding LysR family transcriptional regulator: MALDMLREIQAFVSVAHKRSFVAAARALGRSPSAVTRAVQTLEDNAGSKLLNRNANAVTLTEAGERLLPHAERLLDVQRDAADELAALSGSAQGWIRFAVPQVLGEHVLPQVLAEFSRCHPQVTLDVQYSDGALDPLQGKFDFVVRGAFPQSSELIGYPLWDYQRHLYASPEYLALAGTPQQPEDLEGHALILHTAPRILKAWHFCRDGQITSLRPRPRLRLDSGDAVYHSTLAGAGIARLAAWVGEAQVKAGRLVRVCPQYRLTSSNGQDPQMHAVYPAGELPARVRDLLAALRRAGLAY; encoded by the coding sequence ATGGCATTGGACATGCTGCGGGAAATCCAGGCGTTCGTCAGCGTGGCGCACAAGCGCAGCTTCGTCGCCGCCGCACGCGCCCTGGGGCGCTCACCCAGCGCGGTCACGCGCGCGGTACAAACCCTGGAGGACAACGCCGGGAGCAAACTGCTCAACCGCAACGCCAATGCCGTGACCCTGACCGAAGCCGGCGAGCGCCTGCTGCCACACGCCGAACGCTTGCTGGATGTGCAACGTGATGCCGCCGACGAACTGGCCGCGCTCAGCGGTAGTGCACAAGGCTGGATCCGCTTCGCCGTGCCGCAGGTACTGGGTGAACATGTACTGCCCCAGGTGCTGGCCGAGTTTTCCCGCTGCCACCCCCAGGTAACCCTGGACGTGCAGTACAGCGACGGGGCCCTGGACCCGCTGCAAGGCAAGTTCGACTTCGTGGTGCGCGGTGCCTTTCCGCAGTCGAGCGAGCTGATCGGCTACCCGCTGTGGGATTACCAGCGCCACCTGTATGCAAGCCCTGAATACCTGGCACTGGCCGGCACGCCACAACAACCCGAGGACCTCGAAGGCCACGCGCTGATCCTGCACACTGCCCCGCGCATACTCAAGGCCTGGCACTTCTGCCGCGACGGCCAGATCACCAGCCTGCGCCCCAGGCCCAGGCTGCGCCTGGACTCAGGTGACGCGGTGTACCACAGCACCCTGGCCGGTGCCGGTATCGCCCGCCTGGCCGCCTGGGTCGGCGAAGCGCAGGTCAAGGCCGGGCGGCTGGTGCGGGTATGCCCGCAGTACCGCCTGACCTCCAGCAACGGCCAGGACCCGCAGATGCATGCCGTGTACCCCGCCGGCGAGCTGCCGGCGCGGGTACGCGACCTGCTGGCTGCCCTGCGCCGCGCCGGCCTGGCCTACTGA